From a region of the Corvus cornix cornix isolate S_Up_H32 chromosome 2, ASM73873v5, whole genome shotgun sequence genome:
- the CDH19 gene encoding cadherin-19 isoform X3 — protein MSPEGTSVTQVTATDADDPSYGNSARLLYSLVQGQPYFSVEPKTGVIRMASQMDRETKDQYLVIIQAKDMVGQPGAFSATATVTINLSDINDNPPKFQQRLYYMSVSEEAPVGTTVGKVFAEDSDIGDNAAMDYFIEGDNSDVFDIITNNETQEGIILLKKRVDYESKRRYSIQAKAVNRYIDEQFLKEGPFEDTTIVKINVEDADEPPVFTSENYVMETAEGEMSGSLVGVVTARDPDYDDSPVRYSIVHSTHLKRLFSINEHNGTIITTEPLDREIASWHNITVTATETRNPEKISEANVYVQVLDVNDNAPEFPKNYETFVCENAISGQLIQSISAVDRDDSAEGHHFYFSMAQEATNSSHFTVKDNQDNTAGIFTGKSGFRRKEQFFFYLPILIQDNGTPPLTSTNTLTVTVCDCDTEVNTFYCRYEAFMYSLGLSTEALVAVLACILIFLVFFLAIVTIRQQKKKKPPFSEKMEEFRENIVSYDDEGGGEEDTEAFDISALRTRTVMRTHKPRKKVASEIQSLYRQSLQVGPDSAIFRQFISEKLEEANTDPRVPPYDSLQTYAFEGTGSLAGSLSSLGSNTSDMDQSYDYLADWGPHFKQLAGMYTSHRSVAD, from the exons gTACTTCGGTTACACAGGTAACAGCTACAGATGCTGATGATCCTTCTTATGGGAATAGTGCTCGTCTGCTTTACAGTCTCGTTCAGGGACAGCCTTATTTCTCTGTGGAGCCAAAGACAG gggtCATAAGAATGGCTTCTCAAATGGATAGAGAAACAAAAGATCAGTATTTAGTCATCATCCAAGCCAAAGATATGGTTGGGCAACCAGGAGCATTTTCTGCAACAGCCACTGTTACCATCAACCTCTCTGACATCAATGACAATCCACCTAAATTTCAACAGC GACTCTACTACATGAGTGTCTCTGAAGAGGCTCCCGTGGGCACCACCGTAGGCAAAGTCTTTGCAGAAGACAGCGACATAGGGGACAATGCAGCCATGGACTATTTCATTGAAGGAGATAACTCAGATGTTTTTGACATCATTACTAACAATGAGACTCAAGAAGGAATTATCTTACTAAAAAAG AGAGTGGATTATGAGAGCAAAAGGAGATACAGTATTCAAGCAAAAGCTGTAAACAGATACATTGATGAGCAATTTTTGAAAGAAGGACCATTCGAAGATACAACCATTGTCAAAATCAATGTGGAAGATGCTGATGAGCCTCCAGTTTTCACCTCGGAGAACTATGTGATGGAGACTGCTGAAGGAGAGATGAGTGGCTCACTGGTGGGGGTTGTAACTGCTAGAGATCCAGATTATGATGACAGTCCAGTCAG GTACTCTATTGTCCACAGCACGCATTTAAAGAGACTGTTCAGCATCAATGAACACAATGGAACAATCATTACCACTGAACCTCTGGACCGAGAGATAGCTTCTTGGCACAACATAACTGTTACAGCCACAGAAACAA GAAATCCTGAAAAAATTTCAGAAGCAAATGTGTATGTCCAAGTTCTTGATGTTAATGATAATGCACCAGAATTCCCTAAAAATTATGAAACATTTGTTTgtgaaaatgcaatttctggACAG ctAATTCAAAGCATCAGTGCAGTGGATCGAGATGACTCAGCAGAAGGtcaccatttttatttctcaatgGCTCAGGAGGCCACAAACAGCTCACATTTTACTGTCAAAGACAATCAAG ATAACACAGCTGgaattttcacaggaaaaagtggcttcaggaggaaggagcagttTTTCTTCTACTTGCCAATCTTAATTCAGGATAATGGAACCCCACCGCTGACAAGCACAAATACTCTCACTGTCACTGTCTGCGACTGTGACACTGAAGTTAACACCTTCTACTGTCGATATGAAGCTTTCATGTATTCCTTGGGTCTCAGCACAGAGGCTTTAGTTGCTGTTTTGGCTTGCATATTAATATTCCTAG TGTTCTTTTTGGCAATCGTAACCATAAGgcagcagaagaagaagaagcctCCCTTTTCAGAGAAGATGGAAGAATTCAGAGAGAATATTGTCAGTTATGATGATGAAGGAGGGGGTGAGGAGGACACAGAAGCCTTTGATATTTCAGCACTGAGGACACGCACTGTCATGCGAACACACAAACCTCGGAAGAAGGTGGCCTCTGAAATCCAGAGCCTCTACAGACAGTCTCTACAGGTTGGCCCAGACAGCGCAATCTTCAGGcaattcatttcagaaaagctcGAAGAAGCAAATACAGATCCTAGAGTTCCTCCCTATGACTCACTTCAGACCTATGCATTTGAGGGGACTGGCTCCTTGGCAGGATCCCTCAGCTCGTTGGGTTCAAACACTTCAGACATGGATCAGAGCTATGACTACCTTGCAGACTGGGGACCTCACTTTAAACAGCTTGCAGGCATGTACACTTCCCATAGAAGTGTGGCGGATTAG
- the CDH19 gene encoding cadherin-19 isoform X4 — MASQMDRETKDQYLVIIQAKDMVGQPGAFSATATVTINLSDINDNPPKFQQRLYYMSVSEEAPVGTTVGKVFAEDSDIGDNAAMDYFIEGDNSDVFDIITNNETQEGIILLKKRVDYESKRRYSIQAKAVNRYIDEQFLKEGPFEDTTIVKINVEDADEPPVFTSENYVMETAEGEMSGSLVGVVTARDPDYDDSPVRYSIVHSTHLKRLFSINEHNGTIITTEPLDREIASWHNITVTATETRNPEKISEANVYVQVLDVNDNAPEFPKNYETFVCENAISGQLIQSISAVDRDDSAEGHHFYFSMAQEATNSSHFTVKDNQDNTAGIFTGKSGFRRKEQFFFYLPILIQDNGTPPLTSTNTLTVTVCDCDTEVNTFYCRYEAFMYSLGLSTEALVAVLACILIFLVFFLAIVTIRQQKKKKPPFSEKMEEFRENIVSYDDEGGGEEDTEAFDISALRTRTVMRTHKPRKKVASEIQSLYRQSLQVGPDSAIFRQFISEKLEEANTDPRVPPYDSLQTYAFEGTGSLAGSLSSLGSNTSDMDQSYDYLADWGPHFKQLAGMYTSHRSVAD, encoded by the exons ATGGCTTCTCAAATGGATAGAGAAACAAAAGATCAGTATTTAGTCATCATCCAAGCCAAAGATATGGTTGGGCAACCAGGAGCATTTTCTGCAACAGCCACTGTTACCATCAACCTCTCTGACATCAATGACAATCCACCTAAATTTCAACAGC GACTCTACTACATGAGTGTCTCTGAAGAGGCTCCCGTGGGCACCACCGTAGGCAAAGTCTTTGCAGAAGACAGCGACATAGGGGACAATGCAGCCATGGACTATTTCATTGAAGGAGATAACTCAGATGTTTTTGACATCATTACTAACAATGAGACTCAAGAAGGAATTATCTTACTAAAAAAG AGAGTGGATTATGAGAGCAAAAGGAGATACAGTATTCAAGCAAAAGCTGTAAACAGATACATTGATGAGCAATTTTTGAAAGAAGGACCATTCGAAGATACAACCATTGTCAAAATCAATGTGGAAGATGCTGATGAGCCTCCAGTTTTCACCTCGGAGAACTATGTGATGGAGACTGCTGAAGGAGAGATGAGTGGCTCACTGGTGGGGGTTGTAACTGCTAGAGATCCAGATTATGATGACAGTCCAGTCAG GTACTCTATTGTCCACAGCACGCATTTAAAGAGACTGTTCAGCATCAATGAACACAATGGAACAATCATTACCACTGAACCTCTGGACCGAGAGATAGCTTCTTGGCACAACATAACTGTTACAGCCACAGAAACAA GAAATCCTGAAAAAATTTCAGAAGCAAATGTGTATGTCCAAGTTCTTGATGTTAATGATAATGCACCAGAATTCCCTAAAAATTATGAAACATTTGTTTgtgaaaatgcaatttctggACAG ctAATTCAAAGCATCAGTGCAGTGGATCGAGATGACTCAGCAGAAGGtcaccatttttatttctcaatgGCTCAGGAGGCCACAAACAGCTCACATTTTACTGTCAAAGACAATCAAG ATAACACAGCTGgaattttcacaggaaaaagtggcttcaggaggaaggagcagttTTTCTTCTACTTGCCAATCTTAATTCAGGATAATGGAACCCCACCGCTGACAAGCACAAATACTCTCACTGTCACTGTCTGCGACTGTGACACTGAAGTTAACACCTTCTACTGTCGATATGAAGCTTTCATGTATTCCTTGGGTCTCAGCACAGAGGCTTTAGTTGCTGTTTTGGCTTGCATATTAATATTCCTAG TGTTCTTTTTGGCAATCGTAACCATAAGgcagcagaagaagaagaagcctCCCTTTTCAGAGAAGATGGAAGAATTCAGAGAGAATATTGTCAGTTATGATGATGAAGGAGGGGGTGAGGAGGACACAGAAGCCTTTGATATTTCAGCACTGAGGACACGCACTGTCATGCGAACACACAAACCTCGGAAGAAGGTGGCCTCTGAAATCCAGAGCCTCTACAGACAGTCTCTACAGGTTGGCCCAGACAGCGCAATCTTCAGGcaattcatttcagaaaagctcGAAGAAGCAAATACAGATCCTAGAGTTCCTCCCTATGACTCACTTCAGACCTATGCATTTGAGGGGACTGGCTCCTTGGCAGGATCCCTCAGCTCGTTGGGTTCAAACACTTCAGACATGGATCAGAGCTATGACTACCTTGCAGACTGGGGACCTCACTTTAAACAGCTTGCAGGCATGTACACTTCCCATAGAAGTGTGGCGGATTAG